The sequence AAGCCTCTTCTCAGTCCACAGCTGTCTTTCGATGCTGCTGCCATTCAGGCTTGCAGAGTCCCCACTGGCATTggcacattaaaatataaattacccaGGACCTGAGTCAGCCCGGGCAGCAGTCTGTCATGTGGCCCGGGGCCACACCATTTGTCACAAGATGCTGAGGCCCCTGGAAGCCGGTTCCCCAGTGTCTATGCATTGCAGAGCCACCTTggggctggagccaggctgccgggGGTAGGCACCCTCGCGCACCAGGCGCCGGCACTTCATGCCCTGGCCCACACTGACGCTCTGCAGCGCTGGGAGGTGGAGGAGCAGTGTCTCAGGTGGGGGCACCAGGCTTGTGCCCGACAGGTCCAGCTCCTGCAGGGAGCCCAGGCCCGAGAATACCTCCGCTCCTGCCCACTTGAGCTTGGGGTTGCCCGACAGGTCTAGGACCTGCAGGCTGTGCAGCTCATGAAAACCATAGGGTGCCAGTTGGGGGAGACCCTGCAGGCTGCCCAGCGACAGGTGTGTCAGGCCAGCCAGTCCTGTGAAGGCACCTGGGCCGATGGCGGCCAGCGGGTTCCCATCCAGGCTCAGGTAGCGCAGGGGCAAGTCCCGGAGGTTGGGCACAGCGCGGAGCCGGTTCCAGGCCAGGTTCAGGCTCTGAATGGTGGGCGTGGGCAGGCTGGCCCCAGCGGGGTGGGGCACGAGGCGGtggatgtggttgtgggagaggTCCACGTGCAGCGCTCGGCCCTGGCCGTGGGTGGTGAAGGCGGACACTGGGACCTCACGGAGCCGGTTGTAGCTGAGGTTCACCTCACTCAGGGGCGAGCTGGTGAAGCTGTCTGCAGGCAGGGCTGCCAGGCCATTATGGCTGAGGTCAAGCGACTCCATATAGCGAAGGCGGGAGAAGGCGGTGGGCGAGATGCTGGTGAGCAGGTTATGGCTGAGATCCAGGCCGGCCAGGGTGGTATagcctggccctgccaacaccGACTCGTTCACAGTCTCCAGCCGGTTGGAGGACAGGTCCAGGTGGGCTGTGTCCAGAGGGATGGGCACAGGCACGATGTGGGGGCCAAGGCCACTGCAATCCACTCGTGTCAGGCTGAAGCTGTCAAAGAGGCCGAAGGTCTCCACCTCACACTGGCACCCGGGGAAGCAGGGCCGGGTCGTCTGGACCCAGCTCACGGCCAGCAacagcagcaggggcagcagcaggggaCACAGCATGGTCGCGCTAGAAAGAGAGCCATAGGTGAGGGTTGACTGCAGGCACCCCATATCAGATGGTACTAATCCCGCCCCATAAGACACCAGCCAATGTGTCTAGGCACAGCTGAAAGTTACCACCAGCACCCTGCCCTCCCAGAATTCTTTCCCTGAATACTCCTCCTATAATTCTTTGTTCCTGTTCCTCTCAGGCCTCGCTCTCCCCATCTGTATGGTAAAGGGGGTTAGGCCCGATTTGTggattattaaaatatatgtatttttattgatttcagagaggaagagatagaaacatcaatgatgagagagaatcattgattggctgcctcctgcacgcctcatactgcggatggagcctgaaacctgggcctgtgccctgaccgggaatcaaaccctgacctcctggttcctaggtcgacgctcaaccactgagccacgctggctggaccAGATTGGTGGATTTTAAACTGCAAGCAGCAGAACTCCTTCTTAAACATTATCAGATGAAAGTGGGCCTGTTCTGGCTGGCTGAAGTGAGGGTTGGGGCCTAGAGCCCTCCATGCCTGCTCACCATCTCTGCCGTAGGAGGTTAAGGAACCCAGCTGGAAACCCACTGGACTAGATGGCTCTTTAGCTGGCCTCCAGAGCTCGGACgttccagggccctgggctggtcTCAATCCAGGCCCTCTAGGGAGGGGCTCACAGCTCAGGGGTTGGGGTCAGGGTGTTCCATTCACCTGTGCTGAGCATGTGCCCGGTGCTGTGCCAGCTGCCACACAGACTGGCTTGACCCTCCCAATCACAAAAATTGCCATCGCTTCCTGAAGAGGGAATTGAGACCTAGAGAGGTTCAGGAAGTCACGCATGGCCACAAGTAACTGGGAGGGGAACTAGATGGCGCAGAGGAAGCATGGCTCACTGTCACGGTTTGGCAGTGGCTGAGCCATGCCTAGACCCACACACCAGCCTGCcggatgggagcctctccctgcaGGGACTGGCCCCACCTCACCTCTTTTGTGGGTGACGATGGATGAGTCTACTG is a genomic window of Myotis daubentonii chromosome 9, mMyoDau2.1, whole genome shotgun sequence containing:
- the TSKU gene encoding tsukushi codes for the protein MLCPLLLPLLLLLAVSWVQTTRPCFPGCQCEVETFGLFDSFSLTRVDCSGLGPHIVPVPIPLDTAHLDLSSNRLETVNESVLAGPGYTTLAGLDLSHNLLTSISPTAFSRLRYMESLDLSHNGLAALPADSFTSSPLSEVNLSYNRLREVPVSAFTTHGQGRALHVDLSHNHIHRLVPHPAGASLPTPTIQSLNLAWNRLRAVPNLRDLPLRYLSLDGNPLAAIGPGAFTGLAGLTHLSLGSLQGLPQLAPYGFHELHSLQVLDLSGNPKLKWAGAEVFSGLGSLQELDLSGTSLVPPPETLLLHLPALQSVSVGQGMKCRRLVREGAYPRQPGSSPKVALQCIDTGEPASRGLSIL